CATGGGCTCCAAACACCTGGGCGCCGACCTCAACCTGGCCTGGCCGACCGCCCAGATCGCCGTGATGGGTGCCCAGGGCGCGGTCAACATCCTGCACCGCCGCACCCTCGCCGAGGCGGAGGCCGAGGCCAAGGCCGGGACCGGCGGCCACGTGGAGGCGACCCGGGCGCGGCTCATCCAGGAATACGAGGACACCCTCCTCAACCCCTATGTCGCGGCCGAGCGCGGTTACGTCGACGCGGTGATCATGCCGTCCGAGACCCGTCGGCACATCGTGCGCGGCCTGCGTCAGCTGAGCACCAAGCGCGAGTCACTGCCGCCCAAGAAGCACGGCAACATCCCCCTCTAGTCCGGACCGCTCCCACTGGCCTCGTCGAACGAGCAGACCCCGACTCTTGGAGAAAGCAGCATGAACGACCTGTTGGAACGAACGGAGCGGGCCGGTGCCGTTGTGGCACCGCACGCGCGCGTGGTGCACCGGCCGACCGCGGCCGGGAACGAGCTGGAGTCGGCATGCTGACGAAGGTGCTGATCGCCAACCGTGGCGAGATCGCCGTCCGCGTGGCCCGGGCCTGCCGGGACGCCGGGATCGCGAGCGTGGCCGTCTACGCGGACCCGGACCGGGACGCTCTGCACGTCCGCGCCGCGGACGAGGCGTTCGCCCTGGGCGGTGACACCCCGGCGACCAGCTACCTGGTGATCGACCATATCCTGAACGCGGCACGCGAGTCCGGCGCGGACGCCGTCCACCCCGGCTACGGATTCCTCTCCGAGAACGCCGAGTTCGCCCAGGCCGTCCTGGACGCGGGCCTGATCTGGATCGGCCCCCCGCCGCACGCCATCCGCGATCTCGGTGACAAGGTCGCCGCCCGGCATATCGCCCAGCGCGCGGGTGCTCCGCTGGTGGCCGGGACCCCCGATCCCGTCTCGGGGGCGGAGGAGGTCGTGGCCTTCGCCGAACAGCACGGTCTTCCGATCGCCATCAAGGCCGCCTTCGGCGGCGGCGGCCGTGGTCTGAAGGTCGCCCGCACGATGGAAGAGGTCCCCGAGCTCTACGACTCCGCCGTCCGTGAGGCCGTGGCCGCCTTCGGGCGTGGGGAGTGCTTCGTCGAGCGCTACCTGGACAAGCCCCGGCATGTGGAGACCCAGTGCCTGGCCGACACCCACGGCAACGTGGTCGTGGTCTCCACCCGCGACTGCTCCCTCCAGCGCCGCCATCAGAAGCTGGTCGAGGAGGCCCCGGCGCCGTTCCTGTCCGAGGAGCAGAACGCCCAGCTCTACGCCGCCTCCAAGGCCATCCTCAAGGAGGCGGGCTATGTCGGGGCGGGGACGGTGGAGTTCCTGGTGGGGATGGACGGCACGATCTCGTTCCTGGAGGTCAACACCCGGCTCCAGGTGGAGCACCCGGTCACCGAGGAGGTCACCGGCATCGACCTGGTCCGCGAGATGTTCCGTATCGCGGATGGTGAGGCCATCGGGTACGACGATCCGCCGATGCGGGGGCACTCGTTCGAGTTCCGGATCAACGGTGAGGACCCGGGCCGCAACTTCCTGCCCGCCCCGGGCACGGTGACCTCCTTCGTGCCGCCCGCCGGGCCCGGTGTGCGGCTGGACGCGGGCGTGGAGTCCGGCAGCGTGATCGGCCCCGCGTGGGACTCGCTGCTGGCCAAGCTGATCGTCACCGGCGCCACGCGGAAGCAGGCCCTGGAGCGGGCGGCCCGTGCCCTGGCCGAGTTCCAGGTCGAGGGGATGGCCACGGCGATCCCGTTCCACCAGGCGGTGGTGAAGGACCCGGCGTTCACCAGCGAGCCGTTCACCATCCACACCCGCTGGATCGAGACCGAGTTCAACAACGAGATCAAGCCCTTTGCCGCCCCCTCGGACGCGGAGACGGACGAGGAGCCGGGCCGTGAGACGGTGGTCGTCGAGGTCGGCGGCAAGCGCCTGGAGGTCTCCCTGCCGTCCTCGCTGGGCCTGTCGCCGTCCCGCACCGGCCACGCCGCGGGCGCCCGCCCCAAGCGGCGCGCGGCCAGGAAGTCGGGCCCGGTCGCCTCGGGTGACACCCTCGCGTCCCCGATGCAGGGCACGATCGTCAAGGTGGCCGTCGAGGAGGGCCAGGAGGTCAAGGAGGGAGACCTGGTCGTCGTCCTGGAGGCGATGAAGATGGAGCAGCCGCTGAACGCGCACAAGTCCGGCACCATCAAGGGCCTGTCCGCCGAGATCGGCGCCTCCCTCACCTCCGGCGCCGCGATCTGCGAGATCAAGGACTGACGAACGCATCAGCCGGTCCTCGCGAGGTACACCGCTGAATGCCCTGATCTGCCACATCCGTGACCAGGGCCGCCCTCGTTCCCTTCACAGGCCGTTCCACCGCACCAGGCGGCGGCCAGGAGAATTCGCCATGTCCCATACAGTGATCGAAACCGCAGGCAACGGCCCCCTCGCAGGGGACGGCGTCCCGACTGCCGCGCCGCGGATTGACCCGGACCAGCGCGGCGGCCTCATCCCGGCAGGGGGGATCCGGGACGGGGTGCTGTACTTCCAGCGCTGCCGCTGGTGCCATACCGCAACCTTCCGCCGGCTGCTGTGCCCTGTCTGCGGCTCCACCGACATGGCCGAGGAACGCAGTGATGGTACCGGCGTCATCCATCACGTCACCGTCGTCGGCCGCAGCGCGGGCAGGCCCCGCGCCATGGCCATCATCGACATGCGCGAAGGGTTCCGCATCCGCGCCAGGGTCAGCGCCGTGCCGCTGGCCAGGGCGTGTGTCGGAGCTCAGGTGCGGCTGGGGTTCGGGCCGCAGCCACAGGAGATCGCCTTTCAGCTCTGCGACTGAAGTCCGGTGACCGACTAGAATCTGATCACGCAGTCGTCCCGCTGACGTCGTTCCGGACCCCGCGGGGGTGAGTACGGATGACCGGTAGCCCGGGTGATGATCCAAACCCCATGGCGCCGACCGGTGCGGGCAACGGCCCCGCCGTCTCCCGCCGGGAGTTCGACGCGATCTTCGAGGCGGTCCGTACGTGGGGCCGCTGGGATCCGGCCGATCGGGGCGCCTGGAACCGGGTGACCCCGGGCCATGTACAGCGGGCCACCGCCCGGGTGCGGTCCGGGACGGTCGTTCCGCTGGGTCTGCCCTGGAACACGCGGTCCGCACCGGACAACCGCGGGCCCGCCCTGCACCACATGACGGACCTCGGCGATGTGGAGGCCCCGGAGCCCTCCGTCCACAAGGACTTCATCGCCGTCGACCACCACGGCAAGGGCGTCACCCACCTCGATGCCCTGTGCCACGTCGCCTATCGGGGGCAGCTCTACGGCGGGCGGACGGCACGCGAGGCCATCGACGCGTCGGGCGCCCACCACGGCGCGGTCACCGCGCTCGGCCCCCTCGTCACGAAGGGTGTGCTGCTCGACCTCCCCGCCGTCCTGGGATCCCCCTGGCTGGAGCCGGGGCAGGCGGTCCACGCCGAGGACATCGCCGCGGCCGAGGAGGCGCTGGATGTGAGGATCGGCGACGGTGACGCGGTACTGCTGCGCTCCGGGCGCTTCCGTCGCCGTGCGGAACTCGGCCCCTGGGACGCCGACGCGGCCAGCGCCGGGCTGCATGTGGATGCCGTACCGCTGCTGGCCGAGCGCGGTATCGCACTGCTCGGCGGCGACGGTGACAGCGACGTACGTCCCTCGCCGGTCCCGGGTGTGCACTCTCCCGTCCATGCGCTCGCTCTGGCCGCGATGGGGGTGCCGTTGCTGGACAACCTCGATCTCGAAGCGCTCTCCTCCGCCACCGCCGAGGCGGGCCGATATGAGTTCCTCCTGGTCGTGGCGGCCCTGAACATCCCGGGGGGGACCGGCTCGCCGGTCAACCCGATCGCGGTTCTGTGACCTGCCGCCTTCTTCACCGCGTTATTGTCGAAAAGGGGATATTTTGGACTCATAGTCCGGGAGAGGCGTGATCCAGCGCGGTGCGGAACCGATTCTGGTGGGGCTCGCGAGAGGCGACATCGGGCCCGCATATCCGCGTGAGCGGTTCCTGGAGGGGGAGGCGGTCCAGGGCGGCGTCCAGGGAGGCGTGCGCAACCTCATCCTGAACTCATGGCAGCGCTGCCGGTCCCTGGGCCTGCCGCTGGGCGGAATGGAGCTGCCCTACCGGGCGGACGTCGATCCGGAGAGCAGGCTGGTCCGGGCGGCCGGTCCGGTGCTCGACCGGCTGCGGGCCAGGTTCATGGGCAGCCAGATGAACATCTCGCTCGCCGACGGAAGCGGGATGGTGCTGCTGCGCCGCTTCGGCGACGAGTCGTGGGCCAGAACCCTCCCGGACATCCAGCGGGTACCGGGCTTCGTTTTCGCCGAGCGGTTCGCCGGTACCAACGGCATCGGCCTCGCGCTCATGGAGAGGCAACTCATCCAAGTCTACGGCGCCGAGCACTTCGCCGAGCGCGGCCAGGCGAACGGCTGTCGCGCCATACCCGTTCATGACCCGTTCAGCGGGCGCGTCGAAGGCATCCTGTGCCTCGGCTATCCGCGCGACGCCTCGCATCCCGCGCTGGACGAGGTGGTGCGCAAGGCGGCTCAGGCCATCGAATGGCGTCTGCTGGAGGAGAGTTCGGCGCGAGAGCGCGCCCTGTTGCGTGCGTACCTGGGGGCGGGCCGGGGGCGGATGGGGGAGCCGTCGGGAGGCGAGCAGGCCATCGGGGTGGACACGCTCGTCGAGCGGCTGCACGACCATGACCGGATGGTGATCAAGGAGAAGGCCGCCGAACTGCTCTCCCACGCACAGCGGGCGGCCACCGCCGTGTCCCTGTCCGACGGACGGCGGGTCACCCTGATCAGCCGCCCCACGACGAGCGCGTCCGGAGTGGAGGGCATCGCCGTCGAGGCCGTCTTCCACGACGGCGCGCCCACCCTCCCGCGCCGTCCCGACATCCCGCACCTCGCCGCGCCGGGCCGGGGCGGTCCGGCCGCCGAGCGGACGACCGGCACGGTCGGTACCGCGGACGACCGGGCCAGAGGGCTGGTGCTGGTGGGCGAGCCGGAGGTGGGGAAGTACGCCCTGGCTGCGCGACGCCGCATGGAGCTGCTGTCCGAGGCCAGTGCGCGCATCGGCACCACCTTGGATGTGCACCGCACCGCCCGGGAACTCGCCGAGACGGCCGTCCCCCAGCTGGCGGACTTCGTCACGATCGACCTGCCCGACGCCGTACTGCGCGGCGAGGAACCCCTCGACCCCCGTAACGGCCTGCGCCGCGCGGTGGTGCACGGCATCCACGACGACTGCCCCTTCTATCCGGTCGCCAAGCGGATCGACTATCGTCCGACCACCCCTCAGCTGCGGTGCGTGAACACCGGGATGGCGATTCTGGAACCGGACCTGGAGGCCGCGGCGGGCTGGCTCGCCCAGGACCCCGAGCACACCGGGCGGCTGCTGGCCCACGTCCGCTCCCTCATCGCCGTACCCCTGATCGCACGGGGTGTCGTCCTGGGCATCGCCAGCTTCTACCGCTCGCTCGACCCCGCGCCCTTCGGGGACGACGACCGTTCGCTGGCCCAGGAACTGGCGTCCCGCGCCGCCCTCTCCATGGACAACGCCCGGCGCTACACCCGCGAGCACAACATGGTCCTGGCCCTCCAGCGCAGCCTGCTTCCCCACGGCGTGCCCGACCAGAACGCCGCCGAGGTGGCCCATCGCTATCTGCCCGCCGAGTCGCGGGTGGGCGGGGACTGGTACGACGTCAT
This genomic interval from Streptomyces asiaticus contains the following:
- a CDS encoding acetyl/propionyl/methylcrotonyl-CoA carboxylase subunit alpha gives rise to the protein MTKVLIANRGEIAVRVARACRDAGIASVAVYADPDRDALHVRAADEAFALGGDTPATSYLVIDHILNAARESGADAVHPGYGFLSENAEFAQAVLDAGLIWIGPPPHAIRDLGDKVAARHIAQRAGAPLVAGTPDPVSGAEEVVAFAEQHGLPIAIKAAFGGGGRGLKVARTMEEVPELYDSAVREAVAAFGRGECFVERYLDKPRHVETQCLADTHGNVVVVSTRDCSLQRRHQKLVEEAPAPFLSEEQNAQLYAASKAILKEAGYVGAGTVEFLVGMDGTISFLEVNTRLQVEHPVTEEVTGIDLVREMFRIADGEAIGYDDPPMRGHSFEFRINGEDPGRNFLPAPGTVTSFVPPAGPGVRLDAGVESGSVIGPAWDSLLAKLIVTGATRKQALERAARALAEFQVEGMATAIPFHQAVVKDPAFTSEPFTIHTRWIETEFNNEIKPFAAPSDAETDEEPGRETVVVEVGGKRLEVSLPSSLGLSPSRTGHAAGARPKRRAARKSGPVASGDTLASPMQGTIVKVAVEEGQEVKEGDLVVVLEAMKMEQPLNAHKSGTIKGLSAEIGASLTSGAAICEIKD
- a CDS encoding Zn-ribbon domain-containing OB-fold protein, with amino-acid sequence MSHTVIETAGNGPLAGDGVPTAAPRIDPDQRGGLIPAGGIRDGVLYFQRCRWCHTATFRRLLCPVCGSTDMAEERSDGTGVIHHVTVVGRSAGRPRAMAIIDMREGFRIRARVSAVPLARACVGAQVRLGFGPQPQEIAFQLCD
- a CDS encoding cyclase family protein, which gives rise to MTGSPGDDPNPMAPTGAGNGPAVSRREFDAIFEAVRTWGRWDPADRGAWNRVTPGHVQRATARVRSGTVVPLGLPWNTRSAPDNRGPALHHMTDLGDVEAPEPSVHKDFIAVDHHGKGVTHLDALCHVAYRGQLYGGRTAREAIDASGAHHGAVTALGPLVTKGVLLDLPAVLGSPWLEPGQAVHAEDIAAAEEALDVRIGDGDAVLLRSGRFRRRAELGPWDADAASAGLHVDAVPLLAERGIALLGGDGDSDVRPSPVPGVHSPVHALALAAMGVPLLDNLDLEALSSATAEAGRYEFLLVVAALNIPGGTGSPVNPIAVL
- a CDS encoding SpoIIE family protein phosphatase — protein: MIQRGAEPILVGLARGDIGPAYPRERFLEGEAVQGGVQGGVRNLILNSWQRCRSLGLPLGGMELPYRADVDPESRLVRAAGPVLDRLRARFMGSQMNISLADGSGMVLLRRFGDESWARTLPDIQRVPGFVFAERFAGTNGIGLALMERQLIQVYGAEHFAERGQANGCRAIPVHDPFSGRVEGILCLGYPRDASHPALDEVVRKAAQAIEWRLLEESSARERALLRAYLGAGRGRMGEPSGGEQAIGVDTLVERLHDHDRMVIKEKAAELLSHAQRAATAVSLSDGRRVTLISRPTTSASGVEGIAVEAVFHDGAPTLPRRPDIPHLAAPGRGGPAAERTTGTVGTADDRARGLVLVGEPEVGKYALAARRRMELLSEASARIGTTLDVHRTARELAETAVPQLADFVTIDLPDAVLRGEEPLDPRNGLRRAVVHGIHDDCPFYPVAKRIDYRPTTPQLRCVNTGMAILEPDLEAAAGWLAQDPEHTGRLLAHVRSLIAVPLIARGVVLGIASFYRSLDPAPFGDDDRSLAQELASRAALSMDNARRYTREHNMVLALQRSLLPHGVPDQNAAEVAHRYLPAESRVGGDWYDVIALPGTRFGLVVGDVAGHGLHSAATMGRLRTAARSFAELDFPPDEVLTHLDNLVVRLDREEHGEGAADGFGIIGATCLYAIYDPTSQRCTMARAGHPPPALVSPDGSVSFPDLPAGPPLGLGGFPFETAEIEAPENSQLVLYTDGLIEDRHRDIDVALDQLRDALGHPERTPEDTCQAVLDAVAPAHPGDDIALLVARTHALAPHRIATWDLPADPAVVSEVRAAAARRLTDWGLEEVSFVVELVLSELVANAIRHGTGPLRVRLLHDRTLICEVSDTSSTAPHLRRAATTDEGGRGLFLVAQLAQAWGTRHTPDGKVIWAECTLGPP